A single region of the Pseudomonas sp. B21-023 genome encodes:
- the aceF gene encoding dihydrolipoyllysine-residue acetyltransferase, translating into MSELIRVPDIGSGEGEIIELFVKVGDRIEADQSLLTLESDKASMEIPAPKAGVVKELKVKLGDRLKEGDELLVLEVEGAAAASEAPAAAAPAAAPAPAAEAAPAPAAAPAAASVQDIHVPDIGSSGKAKIIEVLVKVGDTVEADQSLITLESDKASMEIPSPAAGVIEAVLCKLEDEVGTGDLIFKIKAAGAAPAAAPAPAAAAPAKAEAAPAAAPAAAAPAAAPAPVATAPAAGSNAKVHAGPAVRQLAREFGVDLGSVAATGPHGRILKEDVQVYVKAMMQKAKEAPAAGATGGAGIPPIPAVDFSKFGEVEEVALTRLMQVGAANLHRSWLNVPHVTQFDSADITELEAFRVAQKAVAEKAGVKLTVLPLLLKACAFLLKELPDFNSSLAPSGKAIIRKKYVHIGFAVDTPDGLLVPVIKNVDQKSLLQLAAEAAALAEKARTKKLSADDMQGACFTISSLGHIGGTGFTPIVNAPEVAILGVSKATMQPVWDGKAFQPKLMLPLSLSYDHRVINGAAAARFTKRLGDVLGDIRTMLL; encoded by the coding sequence GTGAGCGAACTCATTCGCGTACCTGACATCGGCAGCGGTGAAGGTGAAATCATCGAGCTGTTCGTCAAGGTCGGTGACCGTATCGAGGCCGACCAGAGCCTGCTGACCCTGGAGTCCGACAAGGCCTCCATGGAGATCCCGGCCCCCAAGGCCGGCGTGGTCAAGGAACTGAAGGTCAAGCTGGGCGACCGCCTGAAAGAAGGCGACGAGTTGCTGGTCCTGGAAGTCGAGGGCGCCGCTGCGGCGTCCGAGGCTCCGGCCGCAGCGGCCCCGGCAGCTGCTCCAGCGCCTGCCGCCGAAGCCGCCCCTGCTCCGGCCGCAGCCCCGGCTGCCGCCAGCGTGCAGGACATCCACGTGCCGGACATCGGCTCGTCGGGCAAGGCCAAGATCATCGAAGTGCTGGTCAAGGTTGGCGACACCGTCGAAGCCGACCAATCGCTGATCACCCTGGAGTCCGACAAGGCCTCCATGGAGATCCCGTCGCCTGCCGCTGGCGTGATCGAAGCCGTGCTGTGCAAGCTGGAAGACGAAGTCGGCACCGGTGACCTGATCTTCAAGATCAAAGCCGCTGGCGCTGCCCCTGCTGCTGCTCCGGCACCAGCCGCCGCTGCTCCGGCCAAGGCTGAGGCTGCTCCGGCCGCAGCGCCTGCCGCTGCTGCTCCGGCTGCCGCCCCTGCACCGGTCGCCACCGCGCCGGCTGCCGGCAGCAACGCCAAGGTCCATGCCGGCCCTGCCGTTCGCCAGCTGGCCCGTGAATTCGGCGTAGACCTGGGTTCGGTCGCGGCCACTGGCCCGCACGGCCGTATCCTCAAGGAAGACGTGCAGGTCTACGTCAAGGCGATGATGCAGAAGGCCAAGGAAGCCCCGGCTGCCGGCGCTACCGGTGGTGCCGGCATCCCGCCGATCCCGGCCGTCGACTTCAGCAAATTCGGTGAAGTGGAAGAAGTCGCCCTGACCCGCCTGATGCAGGTCGGTGCCGCCAACCTGCACCGCAGCTGGCTGAACGTGCCGCACGTGACCCAGTTCGACTCCGCCGACATCACCGAGCTGGAAGCCTTCCGCGTCGCGCAGAAGGCCGTGGCCGAGAAGGCTGGCGTCAAGCTGACCGTGCTGCCACTGCTGCTCAAGGCCTGCGCCTTCCTGCTCAAGGAACTGCCAGACTTCAACAGCTCGCTGGCGCCAAGCGGCAAGGCGATCATCCGCAAGAAGTACGTGCACATCGGCTTCGCCGTGGACACCCCGGACGGCCTGCTGGTCCCTGTGATCAAGAACGTCGACCAGAAGAGCCTGCTGCAACTGGCTGCCGAAGCCGCCGCGCTGGCAGAGAAGGCCCGCACCAAGAAGCTCTCGGCCGACGACATGCAAGGCGCCTGCTTCACCATCTCCAGCCTCGGTCACATTGGCGGCACCGGCTTCACGCCGATCGTCAACGCGCCGGAAGTGGCGATCCTCGGTGTGTCCAAGGCGACCATGCAGCCAGTCTGGGATGGCAAGGCCTTCCAGCCGAAACTGATGCTGCCGCTGTCGCTGTCCTACGATCACCGTGTGATCAACGGCGCCGCCGCCGCGCGCTTCACCAAGCGCCTGGGCGACGTGCTGGGCGATATCCGCACCATGCTGCTGTAA